TCAGTATTCTGCGAAGTTCGAACTTCCGCACCATCCCGGCCGATAACACTGATGCGGCAACCACTCCGTCCCTCTTTTCGATGTTCGGAACGCGCTGCCTCCGCCGTCACCGGCATGCGCATTCTGGACGGGCATTCCTGTTGTCTCTGGGTGCAAACACCGACAGGCGCCACGGAGTCTTAGTCTCAATCCACGATCTCGTACCAGAAGTCCGAAATAACCCCTTTCCGTCGTTCCTTCTCCCTGTACCTCGCGACAACCGCCGTGCCGGAATCCGCATGCTCACTTCCCCTGAGGTCTATTCTCTGCAGCATGGCAGTGTCCGCATCCACCGGCTTCACGTACGCTACGGCATACGGCACCTTGTTGAAAAATTCCGATGTAGCGTACCACGATGTGGTCCCGGCCAATATGGTGCCATTGTCGCTCACCCTCGTCCATTCCGTATCCGCAAGGCACTCCGGACAGCTGGCCCTTGGAGGGAAGTGGACTATGCCGCACCCGGCACATCTTGTGCCGTAAAGCACTGCGTTGTCCTTGAGTTCCCTGAAGAATCTGGACTGCATGCCGTAGCTGTATTTGTAGAACATGACCATCTTGTCCGGAACTTCGAAATATTTTTCACGCTCGAGCACCGAACTGTTTATTTCGAGTCTTTCCGCGATGATGCCGTCTATGACGCTTTCTAGCGGTTCCGATTTCAGCTCCCTGCTGGCGGTCTCCTTCGCCTTCTCGGTCGAGCTTTTCATCTCACTCCCCTCCAAGGACTGCAACGGAGCAGTACGATGAGCCCGGGCCGCCGATGGACTGGGCGAGTCCCACACCGTTCCTCATCTCCACCTGCCTCCTCTCCGCCCGCTGCCTGATCTGGCAGACAATCTCACCAATCTGCATGACACCAGTGGCGCCGACGGCATGTCCCGCGCCCAGCAGACCGCCTGACGGCGATACGGGGAGCGCACCGCCGGCAAAGGGTATGCCGTCCTCGATGAATTTCCCGCCCTTTCCCCTCTCAGCGAAACCCATCGCCTCGTATCCCTGTATTTCGGTGAAGGTGAAGGCGTCGTGCAGTTCCGCGACATCTATCTCCTTTGCAGGATTTGCGATGCCGGCCATCCTGTACGCCTGGGCCGCGGCCTCATAATGGTTCCTGAGATCTGCGATGTCGCCGTACTTTCCCATTCTGTCCCCTGCCGATCGCGATCCTGTGAATGACTTGTCGTTCGACGAACCTATGCCCATTACCCATACAGGATCCTTCGCACCAGTCTCCGCAACCTTACGCTCGCTCATCAGCACAAGCGCGTAGGCGCCTTCGGTGTAAAGTGAACAGTCGAGCATCTTGAACGGGTATGATATCATTCTTGACGACATCACGTCTNNNNNNNNNNNNNNNNNNNNNNNNNNNNNNNNNNNNNNNNNNNNNNNNNNNNNNNNNNNNNNNNNNNNNNNNNNNNNNNNNNNNNNNNNNNNNNNNNNNNGTTATCTTCTTCGGGCTCTGCGCAAACGGATTATTCATCGCATTCCCGTGGTTTTTCACGCTAACAAGTGCTGCCTGCTCCTCCGTCGTCCCGTATTTCTTCATGTGCGCGGCGGCGAGTATTGCATAGGAGGATGCGGCAGACGCGCCGAGAGGGAACTCCCACGTCATGTCCGCGCTGTATGCGATCGATTTTATGACTTCCGGCGTCGTCTTGCCCTGTGCCCAGTCATAACAGTCCTGCGCTTTTTCAACACCGATAAGCAGCGTCGTGTCCGCCAGGCCGGATGCTATCTCCGCATATGCCGATCGGAACGCGTAACCTCCCGTCGCTCCTCCGGTCGTAATCCTCAGGCCGGGTTTACCGTACATGCCTATGTAATCATGCACGTAGGTGTCGGGCATTATCTGCCTCTCGAAAAGGTCGTTGTATATTCCGTAGACCACTGAATCTATGTCTCCGACACCCGTGCCTGCGTCCTTCATCGCGCTGACCGCCGCATCGAACGCAAGTTCGTAGTAGGTCTTGCCTGGAAATCTTGCCTCAAACTTTGTCTGGCCGATGCCCACTACCGCAACCCTCCCCCGCTCAGCCTTCATCGCACCGTATGATTTCACGCCAATCCCTCTTTCCGTTCTCCGTCCGCCGTGCGCTCCAGATGCACCGTCCTGAACTCCATCACAACTTCCTCCCGCTGATTCAGCGTCCGCGCATCCGTCGTCACTTGTACCGTTCCCGGTCGCGACTCCTTTCTTGCGCTGCTGTAAAACACCGTAAGCGTGTCTCCTATCTTCACGGGCGCGATGAACCTGACGAAGTCTATGGACTTCAGCGCTTTGAACAGATCGGCATTGACGGCACCGCACCTGATCATGAGTCCGAGCGAGACGGAGAGCGTCAGGTAACCGTGCGCGACCCTCTCTCCGAACATGCTCTTTTCTGCGGCCACCCTGTCCGTGTGGAGATAGGTCCAGTCGCCCGTAAAATATGAAAACATGACCACGTCCGTTTCGGTGATTGTCCTTCCTTCCGTCTTTATGTCCGGTGACGTCATGCCTCACTGTTCCCCTTTGAGGTACATGTCTTTGTATTTCTCGCGAAGCTCCTTCTTCAGGATCTTTCCGCTGGCATTGTGCGGAAGCGTGTCCACTACTATGACGCGTTTGGGCACCTTGTATCCTGCCATACTCTGTCTGAGCTGTTCCAGTATTTCCGATGCCACCGGTGTCTGATCCTTCTTCGGCGTGACGAACGCAGTTACCGCTTCCAGCCAGTACGGGTGCGGAAGGCCCACCACTGAAGCTTCGGCAACAGATTTGTTGTGCAGTATCTCTCTCTCCACCTCGACGGAGGAAACATTCTCTCCCCCTGTCCTGATAATGTCCTTCTTTCTGTCTACGAAGTAAAGGAAGCCCTCGCTGTCCTTCGTGGCCAGATCGCCGGTATGGACCCAGCCTTCGACGAACGTCTTTCTCGTGCTCTCCTCATTGTTGAAATATCCTTTTGCCACGGTCGGACCCCTCATCAGTATCTCGCCCGTCTCTCCGGCCGCCGCCTCTTTGCCGTCGTCCCCGACGATCCTGACCGAGATATTGATGTGCTGTCTGCCGATGGACTCCTTTCTCGCATTGAAATCCTCCGGCCGCAGCGTTGTGCCCATTGGCGTCGTCTCGGTCATGCCGTAATAATTTCTCCACCGCACGCCCGGAAAAATCTTCGACACTGCGTCGAACTGTGATGCGCTTATGAATGCGCCGAAACTTATGCAATTTCTGACAGTACTGAGAGGCTCCCTGAGAAACTGAGAGAGACCGATATAGAGTGTCGGCGGGAAGATCAGATATGTGACGCCGTGTCTCTTTATCAGTTCGACTATTTCTGATGGATTGGGCATCTTTTCCAGTACTATTGTTGCGCCGACATTCATGAAACCGAGAAACGTGTAGAGGCCGGCGACATGGTACACAGGTATGCTCAGCAGGAATGTGTCGCTGTGCCCCCATTCAAGATCGTGTACGGAGCTCAGCAGTGCCGCGTACCAGTTCAGGTGAGTGTTCATCACACCTTTGGGTTTCGCCTCGGTGCCTGACGTATAGAGTATGGTCGCCAGGTCATCCGCCGCTGTTTCGCAGAGGTAATCGTACCTTCCTTCTATCCTGATGTTGTCAAATTCAAGCAGCTCCGTTCCGATGTTGTCTAGATGCACGTCGGAGAAAAGCAGTGCCGGCCTGGAATCGCCAATCAGTGCCCTGATGTCGTCCGGCTTCAGGTTGAAATTGTATGGTGAATATACAGCTCCCAGGCGGCATGCGGCCATCCAAAGCTCAAGCATCTCCGGGCGGTTCTTTGAAAAAACGGCGATGATGTCGCCCTGTTTGATCCCCTTGCTCTTCAGATATGAACTCCAGCCGAGCACTTTTTCTCTGAAGTCAGCGTAGTTTATTTCCGCGCCGTCAAAAATTATGAATGTCTTGTCGGGCCACATTTCCGCAGAGCGATCGAGCACTTCAGCGACATTCAGCATAAAATTACTGTATGTGCAATGCGATGTGGGCATAATAATATTGTCAGCCGGCGCTTGCCCACCGGTCAATATTCCCGCGCAATTGTCATCCTGCACATTGCACCGCCGAATGCAAACGCCTCTGGCTGCAGCACCTTTTGGCCTTCCCGAACCCGGACAATGCACACAGGGTCGGACGGGCCAAACATTATAAGTTTCATCACCGCTCTTTCAGTACCCTGCGTTCCACGACGGCACATGTACTCGCGTGAGCAATTCAGGCACAGGGCAGGGGAAAATCCACAGAAAAGACAATGGGCCGCCCCGCAGTTCAGCAGGAGGAGAGGAAGTTACAGTGGTCACCGATAACACATCGGAAATTGATGGACTGAACCGGAAGAGCCATCAATTGCGCTTAACATCAGAAACTGGACCGGATCTGAGCTCAATCGAGTTGCACAATGTTGATTGCATCAGGGGCATGGATATGGTGGGCGACGGCACGATTGATGTTGTCGTCACATCGCCGCCCTACAACATCGGAACGCCCTACGGCAATTACGATGACACTGTGCCGCGCGCCGAGTACATTGCGTGGCTGGAATCAGTTGCGCTGAAGTTAAAGGAGAAAATGGCAGAGTCCGGCTCATTCTTCCTGAACATCGGTTCTTCTCCATCGAATCCATGGGGCCCGTTCGAAGTCGTGCTGATGCTGGGGAAACACTTCCACCTTCAGAATGTCATACACTGGATAAAGTCGATATATGTGGTCAATGAAAGCTATGGCACGAAGACTGAGATAAACGTCGGGCACTTCAAACCCATCAAGAGCGATCGTTTTCTCAACGATGCCCATGAATACATTTTTCATCTGACCAAATCCAACATGGTGAAGATAGACAGGCTGGCCATCGGTGTGCCTTACAAGGATGACAGCAACATCGAACGATGGAATCGCGAGGGCAGGAATCTGCGTTGCAGGGGCAATACATGGTATGTGCCTTACAAGACTATCAACTCCAGAGAGAACGACAGACCGCATCCGGCAAGTTTTCCTCCTGAAATAGCGGAGATGTGCATAAGGCTGCACGGCCTTTCGAGAACCAAAAGGGTTATGGATCCTTTTATGGGCATAGGCAATACGGCGATAGCGTGCAAAAGGCTCGGCGTGCCGTGCGTGGGTTTCGAAATAGACTCCGAATATTATGCCGCCAGTCTGCGATTCCTTGCGGAACTCTGAAGACTATCGTTTTCACGCAGTTCGTTCCAGTGTCGCCATAACTGCGTAAGACTTCCGATTGCCGAAGCGTAATGACGGCTGTTTATTTGGATCAGGCGCGTGATACGTTGACCAATTTTATGCGCTATATATCATACTTGTCTGGTTCTTCTCTGCTCATGAACTATTTCCGATACTTTCCTGACCAGTGCCGGAGTACTCTTTCCCCAGCCCCAAAGATTTCTACCCATTGCTATGCCTGCCGCATTCTCTTTTACGGCACGACTGATGTAGTCAATAACATCTGCCTGATCTGCCATTTTCGGTCCGCCAGCAATTATTACAGGTCTGGCCGTTCTTGAGAGCTGTTCTTTCATTCCCTCGAAGTAGAATGTTTTGATAACGTCTGTTCCAAGTTCCAGTCCAAGCCTGATACAGTGCGATATTATCTTCGGGTCCTTCTTCTCTTCATTCGGGTAAATGTGGCTGATTAGCGGCACGTCGAACCTGCTGCACATCCTGATTATGCTGCTCAGCTCACCAAGTCTTTCATGCTCATGACTGGTGCCGAGGTACATCTCGTACGACAATGCCGCGGGGTCATATGACATTGCCTGCTCCACATCAGAAAGCATAACCAGATTATACGGATCCGGAGAATAGGATGTAATGCCGTTCAACTTGAATACGAGTTCAAATCTGTTGAGGAGTGTACTGTCTATTGTGTCGACTATTCCCTTATTCAAAATAACCGCATCGACAAGGCCTACGGCCTTCTTCAGATGTCCCTCAATGCCTTCGCTTCCAAACACGTCGCCATATGGAACGCCATGATCCATGGCCATTATCAGTATTCTTTCTCTTTCGCCGAACAACCGTGATAATCTGTGAAATTTGCCGTAAGACACCGTGTTCACTTCCGATTTGGATCGATGAACTTGCGTGTATTAAATTTAACCGAGTCGGAGTCGGTCAAGTGCTCATGCAAACGTTTAAACCGTGCTAATCTTTATCTGGTTGGAAATCGGGGGTTCATTCAGTGAAAGAAAACGAAAATCTTCACAAGAATAAAGTCGGACTCTGGGCAATGGTATTTCTCACTGTTGCGGCCATTTATCCGATGGCCATGGCAGTCTCGAACGCGGCCGCTGCCGTTACATTCGGAGGGTTTGCCGCTCCTCTTATTCCGATATTTGGTGCCGTACTCATTTTGCTTGCAACAATACCTGTGCTCGAATACAGCAGGATTGCATCATTTGCGGGCGGTTATTACGGTCTTGCTGAGATGGGTTTCGGCCGTGCCGTCGGCAAATTCGTTGGCATGCAGAATCTGCTATATTTCATCTCGTTCGATGTATTGACATCCACCGCATTTGCTTACGTGGTATATTCATCTCTGACTTATGTCAGTTCAATAATTTTACCCGTATGGGCATTTATTGCAATATCCATTATTTTCATGTTCGGAATGTTTCTGGTAACGGTGCTGGACCTTTCTATTTCGGCAAAAGCCGTTATTATATCAGGCATCGCCCAGGTAGTGATACTTGTCATTTATTCGGCTGTCGTCATAGTGAAATCTCCTTACAACAGCATTTCCGCTTTTAACCCGGCGGTGGCTCCGGGCGGTCTCAGCGGACTGTTTCTTGGCGTGATACTCGCCGGTTTTCTTTTCTATACTGGATATGGCGTTCCCCTCTTTTTTGCAGAAGAGGGAAAAGCGCCGTTTAAAGACGTCTGGAAAGCCATAGTTATCGGCGTGATAATTCCAACAGTGGTTGGCGTTCTAGCAATTTATTCCGAGGTCGTCGCATTCGGCCTGAACAATGCCTCAAAACTTTCGAGCGAACTGAGCCCCGGACTTGCAGCATACCTGCCTTATCTCGGATTGCCGGCCGCGATGCTATTCATTGTGGTCGCACTGGTTGGCCAGGGATTCGGAGGTTTCGTCCCGGGCATGACTACTGCGAGGCTGATATATTCCATGGGCAGAGACGGCTTCTTCAAGTCCAAACGTATCACCAAACTCTCATCCAGGGGTATACCTGTAAACGCAGCAATGGTCAATCTGGTCCTGGGTATAGTAGCAACAGTGATTGATGAGGCGCTGATGATAAGCCTGTATGGTCTGAGCCAGGGTGCGTTTGATGCGCTGTTTCTGTCGGGCAGCATGGCAGTCGCATTCTGGTTCGTGCATCACATAATACCGGATGTCAGCCTTGCCTTCTATCTCAAAAAGAAGGGAATCAGCATACTCAAGCTGCGCAGTTTTCTGACATCGGTGGTTGCGCCTGCCGGTGCAGTAATACTGTTCGTTTATTCGTTCTACGAGGGTTACAAATCGCTGACCGAACCTTACTTCGGCGGACTGATATTCGTACTGCTGTCAATGCTGGTAAGCGCCATTTATGTCTATGTGAAACACAGGAACCATTCGCTTGGGGAATCATATGTCGAAAGGACGGTCTCTACCGAGATGCTCAAGGAGGAATTTATAGACTGAACGTCGGTTGCTGTCCTGGCCGACTGAGAATCAGCGAAAATTTATTGCTGGTACCGAAGTGCTATCTCTATGAAAGCATCAGTTTATTATGGCAAGGATAGCCTGGTTGCTGAAGATCGCCCGATGCCAACTATGACCTCCGGCGAGGCGATTCTGGAGGTCATGTCTGTGGGCGTATGCCCCACAGATGTCAAGGCATTTTTTCTTGGTTCTTCGTCAATCAAGCCACCCATTATACTGGGCCATGAAGTTTCCGGAGTGATTCGCGATTCCAGTGCTCATCAGCTGAAAGCGGGTCAGCGTGTCAACGTTGCTGCCGACAGTCCATGTCTGGTGTGTGTGACCTGCAAGAAAGGCTTTCAGAACCTCTGTCCCAATATGACGAGCCTTGGAGTGAATATCGACGGCGGATATTCACAGTTTATGAAAATCCCGAAGGATTTTATCGATAAGGGTCTGGTTTACAGCATAAACGACGATATCGGTTTCGATGAAGGTGCGCTGATGGAGCCGGTTGCCGTCAGTGTTCATTGCCTGAACCTTGTCCATTATGACCACATTGAAAATGCAGTCGTGATAGGCGACGGGCCCAACGCGCTGATACATCTTCAGCTGCTTAAACGAGTGAAAAAGGTAGGCAATGTGATTGTAATCGGACTCTCGGCTGAAAGACTCCGGATGGCTTCGTCCTTCGGCGCTGATATGACAATCAACCCGAGCAACGGCCAATCAGCGATAGAACGGCTCAGGGAGACTGGTGTAGACCTCATCGACATCACTATCGGAAACATGGATGCCATGAGTGAAGCAAAGAAAATCATGGGAAAGGGTACCAGTCTCCTTGTTTTCGGCGGCTCCATACACGACTCTGCCCTTCCAATAACAATGAACGAGGTACATTACAACCAGTTTGCACTGACAGGCTCCTCCGGTACGAGCACAGGCAATTATGCTCTCGCCGCCAATATCGTAAACTCCGGAATAATAGACCTTAAGGGTCTGATAACCAGGAAGTTTACTCTTACCGAAATTCATGAAGCAATGGCGTATTCGAAGGAGCTGAAGGGATTGAAATGCGTGGTGAATCCGTCATCCTCCTGATTGCTCCGTACGGCACAGTCTGCTGCATGTTTTCAGTCTCGTAACATCTATGAAGTAGTGGGGCTTCATTTCAGGCAACTGATACGGTCATCACGCTGTTGCATTTATATGAATTCAGGTCATCTCGTCGGTGGAATTGATATTGGTTCATCCTCTATGAAATGGACCATTTACGACTACAGGGAAAGACAGGTTGTGGATGCCGGAAAGAATCGGTATCCGGATGATTTTGTCAGGCCGGATACTGTAGACGTGAACGGCATTTTCACAATGTTCAAGGAACAGTTCCACCGCATGGCAGGCGAAAACGTTTCTGCGGTTGGACTCTCCTGCATGGCTCCAATCATGATTGCCGTAGACTCCAACTTCGAATCCCTGTTGAGCATCCCTTACAACTCTCTCGCCGGTTCAGAACTGTTCGGTGAAGTCGGTTCATTCGATTTCAAAAAACACACGCTGAACCCGCTCAACGTGCAGATGTTCCCCCAAAAGATACTCTGGTGCAGGAATCACATGCAGGATAAAATGAGGGAGGCCGCTCACTTCGTCGATCTTAATGGTTTTCTCTTTAACAAGATGTTGAGGAACAAAGGTGGAGAGCCGTTACAGGACATCGCCACTGCCGCCGAATGGGGACTCGTTGACGTCCCTTCAGGAGCCTGGTGGGGCAGTCTCGTCGAACATCTGGGCATCCGGGACAAGCTGCCGAAACTCGTCCAGCCTGAATACTCGAGGAAAGTCGACGGAGTAAGTCTCTGCATCGGTACCGTTGACACAATGGTTTCAGCTCTCGGCTCAATCGGCACTGCCGAAAATCACATTTTCGCATCAAACGGTTCGACTCTGTGTGCCGGTTTCGTTTCCCGCAGACCCGTGGTTACCGACAGGCTGTATTGTGATCTTTATTTCTCCGGCAGGTACCTCATAAACGGTTGCAATTCACAATACTACACTCTTCTTGAATTTGCAAAGCGTGTTTTCGATATGGACATAGACGTTGATGAGATTGGGTCCTCTCCAACAGGCTTGATTTTCATCCCCTATCTTCAGGGGGAGAGATGCCCGATCTTTGATACGGATATTCGTGGAGGGTTTTACGGCTTCGGCCCGACCACCACCAGAGCGGACATGGCCACTTCAATTGTGCATGCGCTGGCATATCTTTCAGCCGATATGTTTAACAATCTCATCGAAATCGCGGATGGTGCCATAGATGAAGTAGTCGCCGGCGGCGGTCTGACAAAGAAACTGATAGGCTCCATAGCCTCAACGATTTCTGGTGTGAATTATCGTATAAGCAATTATGACACAGGCACACTGGGAGCGGCGATCATAGCACTGAAGTCAACGGGCGCCATTGCAGACTACCTGGCCGATGCAAGTGCATTCATTCATGATGCCGGCACTGTCCTGCCTGCCTCTCCATCGTTGAATGCGCACATTGGAAATTACAGGAAATTCCTCGAGATACGCGAGAGGCTCAAAGGCATCAAACCGCCTCGATGATGACCGATCCGCTGTCTGCTCTTTTCGATCAAACATCGCCCAAGACCTGGTAATACCAGCTTTTTCTCTGCTTTCCGGTGGTGTCGAAGTATACATGCTTGACATATGTGAATTCTTCGAGGGAATAAGAGGATAGAGACGCACCATGTCCGCTCCGTTTGTAACCCGCCCACGGCATCTCAGAAGGCACAACGATGTGCTCATTTATCCACACTGTGCCAAATCGCAAATCTCTGGTTGCTCTCACCGCCCTGGTGACATCTCTGGTCCAGACGGATGAACCCAGACCGTAAGTCACGTCGTTGCTGCGTTGAATCACATCATTATACTCATTGAACGGCAGCACTGTGAAAACCGGCCCGAAAATCTCCTCTTTGACTATGGCTGATTCTTCATTTTCAGTGCTTATTACTGCAGGCCTGAGGAAAAAGCCGCCTTCCAGCCCGGATATGGTGGGCTCATCTCCTCCGCACTTCAGTTCGCCGCCCTCCTCAACACCCTTTCTTATGTAGCCTTCAACTCTTTTTCTGTGTGCGCCTGATATCAGCGGTCCCATGTCTGTTACGGGATTCGCTGGATGGCCTATTCTGACCTGTTTGAGCCTGCTGACAAGCAGTTCCTCGAACTTTGAAATCAGACTTTCATGCACATAATATCTGGTCGAGTTGGCGCAGTCTTGTCCATTGTTGACAAGTCCTCCGACCAGTGCGCCTTCAACTGCTGCATTGAGATCTGCGTCTTCAAAGACTATGAATGGTGCTTTGCCGCCCAGCTCGAGAGATACCTTTTTGAGATTCACGGAGGCAAGGCTCGAAATGTCTCTTCCGACTTCCTCGCTGCCTGTGAATGCGATCATGTCAATTTTTTTGCTCGATGCAAGACCATGCCCAATCTCTCCCCCCGGTCCTGTTATTATATTGACTGCTCCGTCCGGAATCCCGACCTTCTGCATTACTCTTCCGAGTTGCAGGGTTGTCAACGGCGTATAGCTCGCCGGTTTGATTACAACGGTGTTTCCCACAGCCAGTGCCGGAATGGCCCTCCATGCAACCATCATGAGCGGATAATTCCAGGGAGTTATTACTCCGACAACCCCTATTGGCTCGCGCCGTACCGCGCTCGTGCCGTCCTCTGTATATTCACCCATTGCCTTGCCCTGAATATCCCGGGAAGCACCAGCGAGGAATCTGATGTTATCAATCAGATACGGCAAATCATAGTTTGCCGTTTGTTTCATCGATTTGCCTGCATTCCGCGATTCCAGCGCCGAAAAATAATCCCTGTTCTCCTCTATGGCGTCCGCTAATCGCAGAAGTATGAGAGATCGTTCCGCGGGTGTTTTGCCCGACCACACACCGCGGTCGAATGCTGTCTTTGCAGCATCGATTGCTTCGCCAAGATCATCCATTGTGGCATGAGGCACCTTCGCCATGACAGCGCCGCTTGCCGGCTCAATGACATCCATGACTTTTTCATCCGACGATGGCCTCCACTTGCCATCTATGAAGTTTAATTCTGTCTTGAGTTTCTGTTCCATTCTCCGGCCCCGTTAAACTGAAACATCTGCGATCTAATAACGGTGACGATTGCGGGCTGAAGACTTTTCAATATTTCCTGTTCCGGAGAGAATGCCATCGGGTGCGCGTGTGCGCGATCTATTTCAGTAACATTGTCTTCACTGAGACTTAAGAGATGTTTCAATGGGGAAGAGAGTACTCATTACGGGCATATCAGGATTCGTCGGACCGCACCTCGCCAAATCGTACCTCGACAGCGGAGACGAGGTTTACGGCCTGGTAAGGAGGCGTGCTGATGGCGATGTGAACAGAGGTCTGCAGGAACTGGGCATCCAGAATGAGGTGAAGAAGATTGAAGGCAACGTCGAGGACCTTACTTCATTGCTTATGGCTTTCGACACGGCACGTCCGGACATCTTGTTCCATCTTGCGGCGCAGAGTTTTGTGCACAGATCTTTCATCAATCCGCTCGAGGTTGTGAATTCCAATGCTGTTGGTACGGCAAACGTCCTTGAGGCTATGAGACTCAAGTCAGGCAATTCCACAAAGCTTGTATTCGCCGGCTCGAGTGAAGAGTACGGTTTTGTTGCAACTTCAAGGAAACAGGTTGAAAGGTTTGAAAAAAACAGCGGCAGAATCTTTCCGCCCGTAGTTAAGTATCCTGAAGTGCCCATTGCGGAAACCAACCCGCTGAGGCCCATTTCGCCATATGCTGTTACGAAGGTGTTCGGCGAATACCTTTCCATAGAGTACGCACAGAGCTACGGACTGAAAAACGTCGTTTCAAGGGGTTTCAATCACGAGGGTGCGAGGAGGGGGTCGTATTTCGTCACTGCATCGATAGCCAGACAGGTCTCCGCCATAATGAGGGGGGAGGCAGGCGGCATCTCAATCGGCAATGTGGAAGCGTTCAGGGACTGGACGCACATTGACGACATGGTCAGGGGTTACAGACTCCTTGCGGAAAAGGGCGAAAAGGGGCAGGCATACAACATTGGCTCTGAAAGGACAAATTCAGTTGCCGCATACATACTCATGTGCTTCGATGTCGCAGGCATGAATGTCCGCGCAATCGAAACGCTGAAGGGCGGCAGGAAACTGAAGGATCCTACTGCTGAAACGAAGATATCGCTGTTCGGCAAGAAGTGGAAAGGCACCGAGATCGACAGGCTGCTCCTCGAAGAAGCATTCAGTTTCAGCCTGAAAGACGGCGGCTTCAGGGTGATGACGGATAC
Above is a window of Candidatus Sysuiplasma acidicola DNA encoding:
- a CDS encoding aldehyde dehydrogenase family protein; this translates as MEQKLKTELNFIDGKWRPSSDEKVMDVIEPASGAVMAKVPHATMDDLGEAIDAAKTAFDRGVWSGKTPAERSLILLRLADAIEENRDYFSALESRNAGKSMKQTANYDLPYLIDNIRFLAGASRDIQGKAMGEYTEDGTSAVRREPIGVVGVITPWNYPLMMVAWRAIPALAVGNTVVIKPASYTPLTTLQLGRVMQKVGIPDGAVNIITGPGGEIGHGLASSKKIDMIAFTGSEEVGRDISSLASVNLKKVSLELGGKAPFIVFEDADLNAAVEGALVGGLVNNGQDCANSTRYYVHESLISKFEELLVSRLKQVRIGHPANPVTDMGPLISGAHRKRVEGYIRKGVEEGGELKCGGDEPTISGLEGGFFLRPAVISTENEESAIVKEEIFGPVFTVLPFNEYNDVIQRSNDVTYGLGSSVWTRDVTRAVRATRDLRFGTVWINEHIVVPSEMPWAGYKRSGHGASLSSYSLEEFTYVKHVYFDTTGKQRKSWYYQVLGDV
- a CDS encoding GDP-mannose 4,6-dehydratase, with the translated sequence MGKRVLITGISGFVGPHLAKSYLDSGDEVYGLVRRRADGDVNRGLQELGIQNEVKKIEGNVEDLTSLLMAFDTARPDILFHLAAQSFVHRSFINPLEVVNSNAVGTANVLEAMRLKSGNSTKLVFAGSSEEYGFVATSRKQVERFEKNSGRIFPPVVKYPEVPIAETNPLRPISPYAVTKVFGEYLSIEYAQSYGLKNVVSRGFNHEGARRGSYFVTASIARQVSAIMRGEAGGISIGNVEAFRDWTHIDDMVRGYRLLAEKGEKGQAYNIGSERTNSVAAYILMCFDVAGMNVRAIETLKGGRKLKDPTAETKISLFGKKWKGTEIDRLLLEEAFSFSLKDGGFRVMTDTGKFDVVFDKEKYRPTDVPILLSDTSSIRKLGYSTSHSVLDIVGDQLNYYADQQHRRR